In Brachypodium distachyon strain Bd21 chromosome 5, Brachypodium_distachyon_v3.0, whole genome shotgun sequence, the genomic window CCCATATAAGAACGTTCCCCGTGCCCATGATACATCGAAACCAACTTACTACTCATTGCAGCTATCCTCTTCAATTTCAGATCATCGGACTCGAGTCTTGACAAGCCGCACGAGCGTACGCACAAACATTCCCAAACATTCGCAGAAGCATAAAAACATCTCCCAGCCAGCACCATGAGAGCGCTCAACATTCTCATAGGCTCGGCCTTCCTCTTGCTGATCACCTCCTCGCCTCTCTCGGcaagcgagcggcggcggagcacgcTGCGGCGCGGCGACGCCCTCGCCGTGGACGACGTGCTCGTGTCGCCGAGCGGCAACTTCTCGTGCGGCTTCCACAGAGCGGCCACCAACGCTTACACCTTCTCCATCTGGTTCACGGCCTCGGCCGACTCCACCGTGGCCTGGTCGGCCAACCGCGACTCCCCCGTCAACGGCAGGGGCTCCCTCGCCGCGCTCCGCGACGACGGCTCGCTTGTCCTCCAGGACTTCGACGGCCGCGTCGTGTGGAGCACCAACacgagcagcggcgccgccgaccgtgCGCTGCTCCTGGACACGGGCAACCTCGTCGTCTCTGACGCCTCCGGCCGCGCGCTGTGGCAGAGCTTCGACTGGCCGACCGACACGCTTCTCCCAGGGCAGCCCATCACGCGGTATAGGAggcttgtttcttcctcggctAGGGGTCTTCCCTACTCCGGCTTCTACAACTTCTACTTCGACAGCAACAACATCCTCAACCTGATGTACGACGGGCCCGAGATCAGCAGCAACTACTGGCCGGACCCGTTCAACAAGTGGTGGGACAACAACCGGACCGCCTACAACAGCAGCCGCTTCGCCGTCCTCGACGCCCGCGGCCGCTTCTCCGCCAGCGACAACCTCAACTTCAACGCCTCCGACATGGATTCCGGTTCCGGCATCGCCGCCATGAGGCGGCTCACGCTCGACTACGACGGCAACCTCCGGCTCTACAGCCTCGTCGGTACCATCTGGCGCGTGACGTGGGCGGCCGTGTCGCGCCCTTGCGACGTGCACGGCATCTGCGGCCGCTACGGCGTGTGCGCCTACGACGGGTTATCGTCTGCCGGGGCGCCGGCTTGCTCGTGCCCGGAGGGCTTCGAGGTGGCCAACGCCGGCGACTGGAGCAAAGGCTGCAAGAGGAAGTTCGAGGTGCCGTgcggcgaggacgacgtgGAGTTCGCGGAGATGCCGCAGGTGGACTACTGGGGCTTCGACTTCAACTACACGGAGAAGCTCACCTTCGAGACGTGCAAGCAGATCTGCCTCGACGACTGCAACTGCGAGGCGTTCGGGTACAAGAAGGGCACCGGGAAATGTTACCCCAAGATCGCGCTCTGGAacggccgccgccccgtcgGCAACCAGGTCATCCACCTCAAGGTGCCCCGCCGCCTCAACAACAATGGCAGCGGCAAGCCGCTGGACCCTTCCAAGCTCTTTTTCAGCGGCCACGCGTGCACGGTCAGGGAAGTGAGCGCCAATGTCAGCTCGTCCTACCTTCGAGCCGCCATGACAGGCAGCAGCAAGATCAACTTCGTCTACTTCTACTCGTTCTTGGCGGGTCTGTTCGTGATGGAGGCCATCTTCATCGCCGGCGGGTACCTCTTCGTGTTCCGGGCTGCCGACCCGGCGGGAAGGCGAATCCGCGACGAAGGGTACAGCATATTGCTCAGCCACTTCAGACGGTTCACCTACAACGAGCTGTCGAGCGCCACGACGGGCTTCAGGGACGAGATCGGCCGGAGCGCGTCGGGGGCCGTGTACAAGGGCGTGCTCGAGGACGGGCGCAGCGTGGCCGTGACGAGGCTGGAGGAGCTGACGCAGGCCGACGAGGTGTTCCGGTCGGACCTGAGCGTCATCGGCCGGATCAACCACATGAACCTCGTCAGGATCTGGGGCTTCTGCTCCGAGCACTCCCACCGGCTCCTCGTCTCGGAACACGTCCAGAACGGCTCCCTCGACAAGGccctcttcttctctgacGACGGCGAACACTGCGTACCACCACCACTGGGTTGGCAAGCGAGGTTCGGGATCGCCGTGGGCGTGGCCAAGGGTTTAGCGTACTTACACCACGAGTGCCTCGAGTGGATCGTGCACTGCGACGtgaagccggagaacatccTCCTGGGCGGCGACTTAGAGCCCAAGATCAACGACTTCGGGCTGGCCAAGCTCCTGAGCCGCCGGGACGAGCAAGGCCGGGTGCTGTCAAGCGTGCAAGGGACGCGAGGATACGTGGCGCCGGAGTGGGCGCTGAACCTGCCGATCACGGGGAAAGCCGACGTGTTCAGCTTCGGCGTCGTTCTCCTCGAGCTGCTCCGGGGCCAGAGGGTGTGCGACTGGGCCGtggaaggggaagaggaagggaaagaGGTGCGCATGGACTTTCCCCggctcgtggcgctgctgaaGGAGGAGATGAAGGATTTGAAAGGGGTTTGGATGGAGCAGTTCGTGGACGCGCGCCTGCGTGGGGACTTTGGGCACCTGCAGGCGGCCACGATGCTGGAGGTGGCCGTGGCGTGCGTCGATGATGACCCCGGACGGAGGCCCGGCATGGACGCCGTCGTGCAGAGGCTCCTCTCGGCGCAGGATGCCGTGCCGCCGTCCCTGCGCCATGCGTCGTCCCCTCGCCCGGAGCTCACTCATCACACGGTCTAATTAACTTCATTCTGATTAAAACCAGCCAATTAAGGCTTCATTCTTACGAGAATCTCAAATTTTTCCCGTTTGTTTTTCTGGTAATTTTGTTGACGTCTCAGTCGCGGCCAGGGCCACAAAAGTGTGACCCTCAGGCTAACcgttgaccctccttagttcaaccaaatgaactaaaatttcaaaataacacaattttttggaaaactaattcatttgtttgaactaagcaGGGTCAACGGGTACTCCGAGGGTCACCAGGTTGCACCTCTAGTCGCGGCATCAGTCACTTGTTCTTCCTGGAGTTCGGTTCAGTAGGTGTAAACTACTAGTGCGAATTGGATTACTGAACTGAATCTATTTTTTAGCGTTAAATTTGTCTTCATTTTGTACTCCAGACTTGCTCGTTGCAACAGCAAACCAATCATTTTACGATAttagtatttatttattcaaacTTAAGCCTTGGAAACATCAAACGACCCACTTTCGAGTACATCAGGTAGCCTGCTGCCAGCAGCCCTGCACATATTCGTTTCAATTTCTGAACGTAGGGTAGAACGTTGATGTTCCCACATTTTccttaatttgtttgtttatcCATGATgtcacattttttatggaacTTTGGACTCTTGCATCGTTGATTTCGTTAATAAAAGCGGGAGCTATACTCCTCTTCTTTGAATAAAATGCCGCGTCCAGAAGATCTGATTGTAGCATCAAGCATATTTTATCCTTTTATCTTTCACATGTGGGTCAAGAAGACAAGTGGACAAGATTTGAATGAGTTTTGCACAAACGAGGACTCCCAATACTCTTCCCAAATTTGGGGAAGAAATGGAGAGTGTGGACCACTTTTGTGCATTTTGCTCATGTACCTCGTATGAAcagatttggacaaatggaAAGGGTTTGGGAGTTCCCTTGAAGATCCCTTTAGTGcgtttccctaaaaaaaatgcccTTAGCACGCGCAGC contains:
- the LOC100839047 gene encoding putative receptor protein kinase ZmPK1; the encoded protein is MRALNILIGSAFLLLITSSPLSASERRRSTLRRGDALAVDDVLVSPSGNFSCGFHRAATNAYTFSIWFTASADSTVAWSANRDSPVNGRGSLAALRDDGSLVLQDFDGRVVWSTNTSSGAADRALLLDTGNLVVSDASGRALWQSFDWPTDTLLPGQPITRYRRLVSSSARGLPYSGFYNFYFDSNNILNLMYDGPEISSNYWPDPFNKWWDNNRTAYNSSRFAVLDARGRFSASDNLNFNASDMDSGSGIAAMRRLTLDYDGNLRLYSLVGTIWRVTWAAVSRPCDVHGICGRYGVCAYDGLSSAGAPACSCPEGFEVANAGDWSKGCKRKFEVPCGEDDVEFAEMPQVDYWGFDFNYTEKLTFETCKQICLDDCNCEAFGYKKGTGKCYPKIALWNGRRPVGNQVIHLKVPRRLNNNGSGKPLDPSKLFFSGHACTVREVSANVSSSYLRAAMTGSSKINFVYFYSFLAGLFVMEAIFIAGGYLFVFRAADPAGRRIRDEGYSILLSHFRRFTYNELSSATTGFRDEIGRSASGAVYKGVLEDGRSVAVTRLEELTQADEVFRSDLSVIGRINHMNLVRIWGFCSEHSHRLLVSEHVQNGSLDKALFFSDDGEHCVPPPLGWQARFGIAVGVAKGLAYLHHECLEWIVHCDVKPENILLGGDLEPKINDFGLAKLLSRRDEQGRVLSSVQGTRGYVAPEWALNLPITGKADVFSFGVVLLELLRGQRVCDWAVEGEEEGKEVRMDFPRLVALLKEEMKDLKGVWMEQFVDARLRGDFGHLQAATMLEVAVACVDDDPGRRPGMDAVVQRLLSAQDAVPPSLRHASSPRPELTHHTV